In one Cyclopterus lumpus isolate fCycLum1 chromosome 22, fCycLum1.pri, whole genome shotgun sequence genomic region, the following are encoded:
- the ppp2r5eb gene encoding protein phosphatase 2, regulatory subunit B', epsilon isoform X3 — translation MMGDRPSPPRAMSSAATTSPSVDKVDGFSRKSVRKAKQKRSQSSSQFRSQGKPIELTPLPLLKDVPAPEQPELFLKKLQQCCTVFDFMDTLSDLKMKEYKRSTLNELVDYVTVSRGYLTEQAYPEVVKMVSHNIFRTLPPSDSNEFDPEEDEPTLEASWPHLQLVYEFFIRFLESQEFQPSIAKKYIDQKFVLQLLELFDSEDPRERDYLKTVLHRIYGKFLGLRAFIRKQINNIFLRFVYETEHFNGVAELLEILGSIINGFALPLKAEHKQFLVKVLIPLHTVRSLSLFHAQLAYCIVQFLEKDPTLTEPVIRGLLKFWPKTCSQKEVMFLGELEEILDVIEPTQFVKIQEPLFKQISRCVSSPHFQVAERALYYWNNEYIMSLIEENSSVILPIMFASLYRISKEHWNPAIVALVYNVLKAFMEMNSTLFDELTATYKSDRQREKKKEKEREELWKKLEDLELKRGLRSDGIIPT, via the exons GGCTATGTCCTCGGCAGCCACCACGTCTCCATCTGTGGACAAAGTGGACGGATTTTCACGGAAGTCTGTCAGGAAGGCCAAGCAGAAGCGGTCGCAGAGCTCGTCCCAGTTCCGCTCTCAGGGCAAACCCATCGAGCTCACGCCCTTGCCCCTGCTCAagg ACGTGCCGGCGCCGGAGCAGCCGGAGCTGTTCCTGAAGAAGCTGCAGCAGTGCTGTACTGTCTTTGACTTCATGGACACGCTGTCGGACCTCAAGATGAAGGAGTACAAGCGCTCCACGCTCAACGAGCTGGTGGACTACGTCACCGTCAGCCGGGGCTACCTGACGGAGCAGGCCTACCCCGAGGTCGTCAAaatg GTGTCTCACAACATATTCCGGACTCTTCCGCCCAGCGACAGTAACGAGTTTGACCCCGAGGAAGACGAGCCCACACTCGAGGCCTCCTGGCCGCACTTACag ttgGTATACGAGTTCTTCATCCGGTTCTTGGAGAGTCAGGAATTCCAGCCCAGCATTGCCAAAAAGTACATAGACCAGAAGTTTGTCCTACAG ctCTTGGAGTTGTTTGACAGCGAGGATCCTCGGGAGAGAGACTACCTGAAGACAGTCTTGCATAGAATCTACGGCAAATTCCTGGGTCTGAGGGCTTTTATACGAAAACAGATCAATAATATTTTTCTACG tTTTGTTTATGAGACGGAGCACTTCAACGGGGTGGCTGAGTTGCTGGAGATCCTGGGGAG taTAATCAATGGTTTCGCTCTGCCGCTGAAAGCGGAGCATAAACAGTTTCTGGTCAAAGTGTTGATCCCCCTCCACACGGTCAGGAGTCTGTCCCTCTTCCACGCACag ttgGCGTATTGCATTGTACAGTTCCTAGAGAAAGACCCAACATTAACAGAACCA gtCATCAGAGGCTTACTGAAGTTCTGGCCAAAAACCTGCAGTCAAAAAGAG GTGATGTTTCTcggagagctggaggagatccTGGACGTCATCGAACCCACGCAGTTCGTGAAGATCCAGGAGCCGCTCTTCAAACAGATCTCCAGATGCGTCTCCAGCCCACATTTCCAG GTGGCGGAGCGAGCGCTGTACTACTGGAACAACGAGTACATCATGAGTCTGATCGAGGAGAACTCCAGCGTCATCCTGCCCATCATGTTCGCCAGCCTGTACAGGATCTCCAAAGAGCACTGGAACCC ggCCATCGTGGCGCTGGTCTACAACGTCCTGAAGGCCTTCATGGAGATGAACAGTACCTTATTCGACGAGCTCACGGCCACGTACAAGTCGGACCGCCAGCG cgagaagaagaaagagaaggagcgGGAGGAGCTCTGGAAGAAGCTGGAGGACTTGGAGCTGAAGCGGGGCCTTAGGAGCGACGGCATCATCCCAACTTAA
- the ppp2r5eb gene encoding protein phosphatase 2, regulatory subunit B', epsilon isoform X2, translating into MMGDRPSPPSRAMSSAATTSPSVDKVDGFSRKSVRKAKQKRSQSSSQFRSQGKPIELTPLPLLKDVPAPEQPELFLKKLQQCCTVFDFMDTLSDLKMKEYKRSTLNELVDYVTVSRGYLTEQAYPEVVKMVSHNIFRTLPPSDSNEFDPEEDEPTLEASWPHLQLVYEFFIRFLESQEFQPSIAKKYIDQKFVLQLLELFDSEDPRERDYLKTVLHRIYGKFLGLRAFIRKQINNIFLRFVYETEHFNGVAELLEILGSIINGFALPLKAEHKQFLVKVLIPLHTVRSLSLFHAQLAYCIVQFLEKDPTLTEPVIRGLLKFWPKTCSQKEVMFLGELEEILDVIEPTQFVKIQEPLFKQISRCVSSPHFQVAERALYYWNNEYIMSLIEENSSVILPIMFASLYRISKEHWNPAIVALVYNVLKAFMEMNSTLFDELTATYKSDRQREKKKEKEREELWKKLEDLELKRGLRSDGIIPT; encoded by the exons CAGGGCTATGTCCTCGGCAGCCACCACGTCTCCATCTGTGGACAAAGTGGACGGATTTTCACGGAAGTCTGTCAGGAAGGCCAAGCAGAAGCGGTCGCAGAGCTCGTCCCAGTTCCGCTCTCAGGGCAAACCCATCGAGCTCACGCCCTTGCCCCTGCTCAagg ACGTGCCGGCGCCGGAGCAGCCGGAGCTGTTCCTGAAGAAGCTGCAGCAGTGCTGTACTGTCTTTGACTTCATGGACACGCTGTCGGACCTCAAGATGAAGGAGTACAAGCGCTCCACGCTCAACGAGCTGGTGGACTACGTCACCGTCAGCCGGGGCTACCTGACGGAGCAGGCCTACCCCGAGGTCGTCAAaatg GTGTCTCACAACATATTCCGGACTCTTCCGCCCAGCGACAGTAACGAGTTTGACCCCGAGGAAGACGAGCCCACACTCGAGGCCTCCTGGCCGCACTTACag ttgGTATACGAGTTCTTCATCCGGTTCTTGGAGAGTCAGGAATTCCAGCCCAGCATTGCCAAAAAGTACATAGACCAGAAGTTTGTCCTACAG ctCTTGGAGTTGTTTGACAGCGAGGATCCTCGGGAGAGAGACTACCTGAAGACAGTCTTGCATAGAATCTACGGCAAATTCCTGGGTCTGAGGGCTTTTATACGAAAACAGATCAATAATATTTTTCTACG tTTTGTTTATGAGACGGAGCACTTCAACGGGGTGGCTGAGTTGCTGGAGATCCTGGGGAG taTAATCAATGGTTTCGCTCTGCCGCTGAAAGCGGAGCATAAACAGTTTCTGGTCAAAGTGTTGATCCCCCTCCACACGGTCAGGAGTCTGTCCCTCTTCCACGCACag ttgGCGTATTGCATTGTACAGTTCCTAGAGAAAGACCCAACATTAACAGAACCA gtCATCAGAGGCTTACTGAAGTTCTGGCCAAAAACCTGCAGTCAAAAAGAG GTGATGTTTCTcggagagctggaggagatccTGGACGTCATCGAACCCACGCAGTTCGTGAAGATCCAGGAGCCGCTCTTCAAACAGATCTCCAGATGCGTCTCCAGCCCACATTTCCAG GTGGCGGAGCGAGCGCTGTACTACTGGAACAACGAGTACATCATGAGTCTGATCGAGGAGAACTCCAGCGTCATCCTGCCCATCATGTTCGCCAGCCTGTACAGGATCTCCAAAGAGCACTGGAACCC ggCCATCGTGGCGCTGGTCTACAACGTCCTGAAGGCCTTCATGGAGATGAACAGTACCTTATTCGACGAGCTCACGGCCACGTACAAGTCGGACCGCCAGCG cgagaagaagaaagagaaggagcgGGAGGAGCTCTGGAAGAAGCTGGAGGACTTGGAGCTGAAGCGGGGCCTTAGGAGCGACGGCATCATCCCAACTTAA
- the ppp2r5eb gene encoding protein phosphatase 2, regulatory subunit B', epsilon isoform X1 has product MVVHGDSSAPLHSRAMSSAATTSPSVDKVDGFSRKSVRKAKQKRSQSSSQFRSQGKPIELTPLPLLKDVPAPEQPELFLKKLQQCCTVFDFMDTLSDLKMKEYKRSTLNELVDYVTVSRGYLTEQAYPEVVKMVSHNIFRTLPPSDSNEFDPEEDEPTLEASWPHLQLVYEFFIRFLESQEFQPSIAKKYIDQKFVLQLLELFDSEDPRERDYLKTVLHRIYGKFLGLRAFIRKQINNIFLRFVYETEHFNGVAELLEILGSIINGFALPLKAEHKQFLVKVLIPLHTVRSLSLFHAQLAYCIVQFLEKDPTLTEPVIRGLLKFWPKTCSQKEVMFLGELEEILDVIEPTQFVKIQEPLFKQISRCVSSPHFQVAERALYYWNNEYIMSLIEENSSVILPIMFASLYRISKEHWNPAIVALVYNVLKAFMEMNSTLFDELTATYKSDRQREKKKEKEREELWKKLEDLELKRGLRSDGIIPT; this is encoded by the exons ATGGTTGTACATGGGGATTCCAGTGCCCCTTTGCACAG CAGGGCTATGTCCTCGGCAGCCACCACGTCTCCATCTGTGGACAAAGTGGACGGATTTTCACGGAAGTCTGTCAGGAAGGCCAAGCAGAAGCGGTCGCAGAGCTCGTCCCAGTTCCGCTCTCAGGGCAAACCCATCGAGCTCACGCCCTTGCCCCTGCTCAagg ACGTGCCGGCGCCGGAGCAGCCGGAGCTGTTCCTGAAGAAGCTGCAGCAGTGCTGTACTGTCTTTGACTTCATGGACACGCTGTCGGACCTCAAGATGAAGGAGTACAAGCGCTCCACGCTCAACGAGCTGGTGGACTACGTCACCGTCAGCCGGGGCTACCTGACGGAGCAGGCCTACCCCGAGGTCGTCAAaatg GTGTCTCACAACATATTCCGGACTCTTCCGCCCAGCGACAGTAACGAGTTTGACCCCGAGGAAGACGAGCCCACACTCGAGGCCTCCTGGCCGCACTTACag ttgGTATACGAGTTCTTCATCCGGTTCTTGGAGAGTCAGGAATTCCAGCCCAGCATTGCCAAAAAGTACATAGACCAGAAGTTTGTCCTACAG ctCTTGGAGTTGTTTGACAGCGAGGATCCTCGGGAGAGAGACTACCTGAAGACAGTCTTGCATAGAATCTACGGCAAATTCCTGGGTCTGAGGGCTTTTATACGAAAACAGATCAATAATATTTTTCTACG tTTTGTTTATGAGACGGAGCACTTCAACGGGGTGGCTGAGTTGCTGGAGATCCTGGGGAG taTAATCAATGGTTTCGCTCTGCCGCTGAAAGCGGAGCATAAACAGTTTCTGGTCAAAGTGTTGATCCCCCTCCACACGGTCAGGAGTCTGTCCCTCTTCCACGCACag ttgGCGTATTGCATTGTACAGTTCCTAGAGAAAGACCCAACATTAACAGAACCA gtCATCAGAGGCTTACTGAAGTTCTGGCCAAAAACCTGCAGTCAAAAAGAG GTGATGTTTCTcggagagctggaggagatccTGGACGTCATCGAACCCACGCAGTTCGTGAAGATCCAGGAGCCGCTCTTCAAACAGATCTCCAGATGCGTCTCCAGCCCACATTTCCAG GTGGCGGAGCGAGCGCTGTACTACTGGAACAACGAGTACATCATGAGTCTGATCGAGGAGAACTCCAGCGTCATCCTGCCCATCATGTTCGCCAGCCTGTACAGGATCTCCAAAGAGCACTGGAACCC ggCCATCGTGGCGCTGGTCTACAACGTCCTGAAGGCCTTCATGGAGATGAACAGTACCTTATTCGACGAGCTCACGGCCACGTACAAGTCGGACCGCCAGCG cgagaagaagaaagagaaggagcgGGAGGAGCTCTGGAAGAAGCTGGAGGACTTGGAGCTGAAGCGGGGCCTTAGGAGCGACGGCATCATCCCAACTTAA
- the ppp2r5eb gene encoding protein phosphatase 2, regulatory subunit B', epsilon isoform X4, producing the protein MSSAATTSPSVDKVDGFSRKSVRKAKQKRSQSSSQFRSQGKPIELTPLPLLKDVPAPEQPELFLKKLQQCCTVFDFMDTLSDLKMKEYKRSTLNELVDYVTVSRGYLTEQAYPEVVKMVSHNIFRTLPPSDSNEFDPEEDEPTLEASWPHLQLVYEFFIRFLESQEFQPSIAKKYIDQKFVLQLLELFDSEDPRERDYLKTVLHRIYGKFLGLRAFIRKQINNIFLRFVYETEHFNGVAELLEILGSIINGFALPLKAEHKQFLVKVLIPLHTVRSLSLFHAQLAYCIVQFLEKDPTLTEPVIRGLLKFWPKTCSQKEVMFLGELEEILDVIEPTQFVKIQEPLFKQISRCVSSPHFQVAERALYYWNNEYIMSLIEENSSVILPIMFASLYRISKEHWNPAIVALVYNVLKAFMEMNSTLFDELTATYKSDRQREKKKEKEREELWKKLEDLELKRGLRSDGIIPT; encoded by the exons ATGTCCTCGGCAGCCACCACGTCTCCATCTGTGGACAAAGTGGACGGATTTTCACGGAAGTCTGTCAGGAAGGCCAAGCAGAAGCGGTCGCAGAGCTCGTCCCAGTTCCGCTCTCAGGGCAAACCCATCGAGCTCACGCCCTTGCCCCTGCTCAagg ACGTGCCGGCGCCGGAGCAGCCGGAGCTGTTCCTGAAGAAGCTGCAGCAGTGCTGTACTGTCTTTGACTTCATGGACACGCTGTCGGACCTCAAGATGAAGGAGTACAAGCGCTCCACGCTCAACGAGCTGGTGGACTACGTCACCGTCAGCCGGGGCTACCTGACGGAGCAGGCCTACCCCGAGGTCGTCAAaatg GTGTCTCACAACATATTCCGGACTCTTCCGCCCAGCGACAGTAACGAGTTTGACCCCGAGGAAGACGAGCCCACACTCGAGGCCTCCTGGCCGCACTTACag ttgGTATACGAGTTCTTCATCCGGTTCTTGGAGAGTCAGGAATTCCAGCCCAGCATTGCCAAAAAGTACATAGACCAGAAGTTTGTCCTACAG ctCTTGGAGTTGTTTGACAGCGAGGATCCTCGGGAGAGAGACTACCTGAAGACAGTCTTGCATAGAATCTACGGCAAATTCCTGGGTCTGAGGGCTTTTATACGAAAACAGATCAATAATATTTTTCTACG tTTTGTTTATGAGACGGAGCACTTCAACGGGGTGGCTGAGTTGCTGGAGATCCTGGGGAG taTAATCAATGGTTTCGCTCTGCCGCTGAAAGCGGAGCATAAACAGTTTCTGGTCAAAGTGTTGATCCCCCTCCACACGGTCAGGAGTCTGTCCCTCTTCCACGCACag ttgGCGTATTGCATTGTACAGTTCCTAGAGAAAGACCCAACATTAACAGAACCA gtCATCAGAGGCTTACTGAAGTTCTGGCCAAAAACCTGCAGTCAAAAAGAG GTGATGTTTCTcggagagctggaggagatccTGGACGTCATCGAACCCACGCAGTTCGTGAAGATCCAGGAGCCGCTCTTCAAACAGATCTCCAGATGCGTCTCCAGCCCACATTTCCAG GTGGCGGAGCGAGCGCTGTACTACTGGAACAACGAGTACATCATGAGTCTGATCGAGGAGAACTCCAGCGTCATCCTGCCCATCATGTTCGCCAGCCTGTACAGGATCTCCAAAGAGCACTGGAACCC ggCCATCGTGGCGCTGGTCTACAACGTCCTGAAGGCCTTCATGGAGATGAACAGTACCTTATTCGACGAGCTCACGGCCACGTACAAGTCGGACCGCCAGCG cgagaagaagaaagagaaggagcgGGAGGAGCTCTGGAAGAAGCTGGAGGACTTGGAGCTGAAGCGGGGCCTTAGGAGCGACGGCATCATCCCAACTTAA